Proteins from a genomic interval of Deinococcus aetherius:
- a CDS encoding ImmA/IrrE family metallo-endopeptidase: protein MRYATQAALSYATAEHAKYGYPGPEEFAARLKVRIVPGVENRASHGPPSFITQTPDTYAPRQRFTIFHELSHILMQRCGLEDDIAAEVDADDAELHLELVANHMAGLFLIPDPVVRHYIRVLDLTPAAVLAIQAAARASFAATIRRVVSAEGVDPCTIFLTGGSYVLDLASSDPYNRLSRYDRLPDPLARYPEAHLLCPPSRQGTIGVVIAP from the coding sequence ATGCGGTACGCCACCCAGGCCGCCCTGTCTTACGCAACGGCGGAACACGCGAAATACGGTTATCCCGGCCCCGAGGAGTTCGCCGCCCGGTTAAAAGTCCGGATCGTGCCGGGCGTCGAGAACCGCGCGAGTCACGGCCCCCCCAGCTTCATTACCCAGACGCCGGACACCTACGCCCCGCGCCAGCGCTTCACGATCTTCCACGAGCTGAGCCACATCCTGATGCAGCGCTGCGGCCTGGAGGATGACATCGCCGCCGAGGTGGACGCCGATGATGCCGAGCTGCACCTGGAGCTGGTCGCCAACCATATGGCCGGGCTTTTCCTGATCCCCGACCCGGTCGTGCGTCATTACATCCGCGTCCTCGACCTCACGCCCGCCGCCGTCCTGGCGATCCAGGCGGCGGCGCGTGCCAGTTTCGCGGCCACCATCCGCCGGGTCGTCTCCGCCGAGGGCGTCGATCCCTGCACGATCTTCCTCACCGGTGGGAGCTACGTCCTCGACCTCGCGAGCAGCGACCCGTACAACCGTCTGTCGCGCTACGACCGGCTGCCTGATCCCCTTGCCCGGTACCCGGAAGCCCACCTGCTTTGCCCCCCGAGCAGACAGGGCACCATCGGCGTCGTCATCGCCCCCTGA
- a CDS encoding MarR family winged helix-turn-helix transcriptional regulator, producing the protein MTATPSAHLRAALLAAIWQEGPLPAGPLLDLGERLGAQLPEVAVHLQVLLAAGLIFRDDSPVDPLYGPALDAEEAARRLHAQLAGVQACRVCGCSNTWACEGGCWWVRPDLCSSCAEAV; encoded by the coding sequence GTGACGGCCACTCCCTCCGCTCACCTGAGAGCCGCCCTGCTCGCCGCGATCTGGCAGGAGGGGCCGCTGCCGGCCGGGCCGCTCCTGGACCTGGGGGAACGTCTTGGCGCGCAGCTCCCTGAAGTCGCCGTCCACCTCCAGGTCCTGCTCGCGGCGGGGCTGATCTTCCGCGACGACTCGCCTGTCGACCCCCTTTATGGTCCAGCGCTGGACGCCGAGGAGGCGGCGCGCCGCCTTCACGCCCAGCTCGCGGGCGTCCAGGCCTGCCGGGTGTGCGGGTGCTCGAACACCTGGGCCTGCGAGGGGGGCTGCTGGTGGGTCCGGCCTGACCTGTGCAGC